The following is a genomic window from Gammaproteobacteria bacterium.
GACGGAGGCAGGAAAAACCATCGCGCTGATTATCAACCACACCCTGGAGAACGGTTTCCGACAGGTGGAGCTCACGAAGGACGCCGAAGAGGAGTGGCTAGAACATTTGATGACGGGTGGCGGCAGTATGCTCGGCTCGCCGGATTGCACGCCTGGCTACTACAATAACGAAGGCCAGGACCCCGGTCCCAGGGCACAATTCAACGTCGGTTACCCCCAGGGTGCGAGCGCTTTTTTTGAATACATCAAGGAGTGGCGAGATACCGGTGATTTTGAAGGGCTTGAGTTTCGTTAGGTACTTGCGACGTGGCAATCTGCAAACAGTGTCATCAGGCACATGATCAGTTAGTCAATGCGGTACAACTCGTAGCGCCCCAGGCCGCTCCGATTCCGAAGCCCAATTTTTTAGCCGCTCTCTGTTGCTTCGTGATGCTCCTAAGCGGGTGCAGCGAATCGGAAGAACCGGTTTCAGCCGCCGTGCCTGTCGCAAGCTGGGTACCGGCTGAGTCAATCTATTTCAATGGCGAAATCATCACCATGAATGATCTCCAACCTGAGGCGGAAGCCGTAGCGGTGCTTGATGGAAAAATAGTGATGGCTGGAGATTACGCTGATGCTAAAGCGCATGCTGACGGTCATACACGGTGGATAGATCTGGCCGGTAAAACCTTGCTCCCCGGATTTTTCGATGCCCATAGCCACGCGACATTAACTGCAGCCAAGCTGGCTGTGGTCAACACCGATCCGCCTCCAGCGGGCTCAGCAAACAGCATTACGAGCATTCAGCGCGCACTTCGGGATGGCCTCGCCAGTGCACCCCCGGAGGTCGGTGAATGGTTGATCGGTTGGGGATATGACAATGCCATGCTCGAGGAGGGTCGCCACCCAACACGTGACGATCTCGACAAGGTAAGTCTCACGGTGCCGATAGTGTTAATCCATTTCTCCTCGCATCAAGTGGTGTTGAACAGCAAGGGGCTCGAACTCGCGGATATTTCAGCAGACTCGGAGGATCCTGAGGGCGGACGTATTCTACGTTTCTCAGACAGTCGTGAGCCCAATGGCATCTTGCAGGAAAATGCCCAGTACCCGGTGGTGCTTCCCATACTTGACGGCTTACTTGCTGGTGGAGCCGATGTCGCGGCGGGCGAAGCGCCGGGAGAAAGCGCGCTGCAACGCATGGATTATGCGCTGCAAGAATACGCTGCGGCGGGCTTCACTACGGTGACGGAGATGGGTGCCTCACGGCTGTCCATGGCTCTGCTGCAGGAAATGGCCCGCCAGCAACGACTCCCTCTCGATGTCATCGCGTTCGGTTTTAATAAGATATTCACAGTGGAGCAGATCAGCGCTCTGTATGCAGAAGACTACCGGAATCATTTTCGGGTCGGTGGCCTAAAGGTCGTGCTCGACGGCGGTTCACCCGGCCGCACGGCTTATCTGCGCGAGCCATATTTCAAGCAGTTTTCCGGTGAAAAGGATTATCGAGGTTATCCGCATATCCAGAACCAGGCGGAGCTGAATGCACTAGTGGAATCGAACTACCGTGCCGGTACCCCAGTCCACATTCATGCACTAGGCGATGCAGCGCTTGACCAGGCAATCGAGGCTGTGCAGGCGGCGGAAACCGCTGTGCCAGGTGAGGGACGGCGTACCCAGCTGATCCATATCCAGCAAGCACAAGGGGATCAGTTAGATAAGCTGGCGAAGCTCGATGTGACACTAACGTTCCAGGTAGCCCACAATTTCTATTTCGGCGATTTCCACCGTGACTTCATCTACGGACCGGCACGTACCGCTCGGCTCAATCCGGCAAGGGAGGCACTTGATCGTGGTCTGTCGGTTACCATTCATCATGACTCACCGGTCCATCCAATTGATCAGATGATGTTGATCTGGGCGTCTGTCAATCGCGTGACCCGGACTGGCAAGGTGATTGGTCCCGAGCAGAAGATAACTGTTATGGACGCGCTCAAGGCCAGCACGCTGAGTGCCGCCTACCAGTTTTCTGAGGAAGATACCAAAGGCTCAATCGAAACAGGGAAACTGGCCGATTTCGTCATCCTGTCTGACAATCCGCTGACAGTTGATCCGATGATGCTGAAAGATATCCTAGTGATGGAAACCAT
Proteins encoded in this region:
- a CDS encoding amidohydrolase; its protein translation is MAICKQCHQAHDQLVNAVQLVAPQAAPIPKPNFLAALCCFVMLLSGCSESEEPVSAAVPVASWVPAESIYFNGEIITMNDLQPEAEAVAVLDGKIVMAGDYADAKAHADGHTRWIDLAGKTLLPGFFDAHSHATLTAAKLAVVNTDPPPAGSANSITSIQRALRDGLASAPPEVGEWLIGWGYDNAMLEEGRHPTRDDLDKVSLTVPIVLIHFSSHQVVLNSKGLELADISADSEDPEGGRILRFSDSREPNGILQENAQYPVVLPILDGLLAGGADVAAGEAPGESALQRMDYALQEYAAAGFTTVTEMGASRLSMALLQEMARQQRLPLDVIAFGFNKIFTVEQISALYAEDYRNHFRVGGLKVVLDGGSPGRTAYLREPYFKQFSGEKDYRGYPHIQNQAELNALVESNYRAGTPVHIHALGDAALDQAIEAVQAAETAVPGEGRRTQLIHIQQAQGDQLDKLAKLDVTLTFQVAHNFYFGDFHRDFIYGPARTARLNPAREALDRGLSVTIHHDSPVHPIDQMMLIWASVNRVTRTGKVIGPEQKITVMDALKASTLSAAYQFSEEDTKGSIETGKLADFVILSDNPLTVDPMMLKDILVMETIKEGKTIHRKGS